One window of the Chelonoidis abingdonii isolate Lonesome George chromosome 3, CheloAbing_2.0, whole genome shotgun sequence genome contains the following:
- the CHRNA2 gene encoding neuronal acetylcholine receptor subunit alpha-2, with translation MMTTNVWLKQEWSDYKLRWNPADFDNVTSIRVPSEMIWIPDIVLYNNADGEFAVTHMTKAHLFSNGKVKWVPPAIYKSSCSIDVTFFPFDQQNCKMKFGSWTYDKAKIDLESMERDVDLKDYWESGEWAIINAAGTYNTKKYDCCTEIYPDITYCFTIRRLPLFYTINLIIPCLLISCLTMLVFYLPSDCGEKITLCISVLLSLTVFLLLITEIIPSTSLVIPLIGEYLLFTMIFVTLSIVITVFALNVHHRSPSTHKMPRWVRAAFLDFIPRWLFMRRPPVLTPWDRLSGEYDPPGIRLSTSRGWLETDADNTWEEEEEEEERRHPGRASLKTGSHKHSGARAPRPPAKGVSLGSDTSLLLSPRILKALEGVHYIADHLRAEDADFSVKEDWKYVAMVIDRIFLWVFIIVCLLGTIGLFLPPFLAGMI, from the exons ATGATGACCACAAATGTCTGGTTGAAACAG GAGTGGAGTGACTACAAGCTGCGCTGGAATCCGGCGGACTTTGATAATGTCACCTCCATCCGGGTGCCCTCTGAGATGATCTGGATCCCTGACATTGTGCTGTATAACAA CGCCGATGGGGAGTTCGCAGTGACGCACATGACCAAAGCCCACCTCTTCTCCAATGGCAAGGTGAAGTGGGTGCCACCGGCCATCTACAAGAGCTCGTGCAGCATCGACGTGACCTTCTTCCCCTTCGACCAGCAGAACTGCAAGATGAAGTTTGGCTCGTGGACGTACGACAAGGCCAAGATCGACCTGGAGAGCATGGAGCGCGACGTGGACCTGAAAGACTACTGGGAGAGCGGGGAATGGGCCATCATCAATGCCGCGGGCACATACAACACCAAGAAATATGACTGCTGCACGGAGATCTACCCTGACATCACCTACTGCTTCACCATCCGGCGCTTGCCCCTTTTCTACACCATCAACCTCATCATCCCCTGCCTCCTCATCTCCTGCCTGACCATGCTGGTCTTCTACCTGCCCTCCGACTGCGGGGAGAAGATCACCCTCTGCATCTCCGTGCTGCTCTCCCTCACTGTCTTCTTGCTGCTCATCACCGAGATCATCCCTTCCACCTCACTGGTCATCCCCCTGATCGGCGAGTACCTCCTCTTCACCATGATCTTCGTCACCCTCTCCATTGTCATCACCGTCTTCGCCCTCAACGTCCACCACCGCTCGCCCAGCACCCACAAGATGCCCCGCTGGGTGCGGGCTGCCTTCTTGGACTTCATCCCCCGCTGGCTTTTCATGAGGCGGCCTCCAGTGCTAACCCCCTGGGATAGGCTGAGCGGGGAGTATGACCCGCCTGGCATCAGGCTCAGCACCTccaggggctggctggaaacAGATGCTGATAAcacatgggaggaggaggaagaggaagaggagaggaggcaCCCCGGACGTGCGTCCCTCAAGACAGGCTCCCATAAACACAGC ggagcccggGCACCGCGCCCGCCTGCCAAAGGGGTCAGCTTGGGGTCGGATACCAGCCTGCTGCTGTCCCCCAGGATCCTGAAGGCCTTGGAGGGGGTGCACTACATCGCAGACCACCTGCGGGCTGAGGATGCTGATTTCTCG GTGAAGGAGGATTGGAAGTATGTTGCTATGGTCATAGACCGGATATTCCTCTGGGTGTTTATCATCGTCTGTTTGCTGGGGACCATcggcctcttcctccctcccttcctggctgggatgatatag